The proteins below are encoded in one region of Brachionichthys hirsutus isolate HB-005 chromosome 12, CSIRO-AGI_Bhir_v1, whole genome shotgun sequence:
- the rabl3 gene encoding rab-like protein 3 encodes MASLDRVKVLVLGDSGVGKSSLVHLLCQNQVLGNPSWTVGCSVDVRVQDYKEGTPEEKAYYIELWDVGGSVGSASSVKSTRAVFYNSVNGIMLVHDLTNKKSSQNLYRWSLEALNKDSSPTGVIVSNGDYDREQFAENPVPLLLIGTKFDQIPETKRNEVLTRTSFLSEDFNAEEINLDCTNARYLAAGTSNAVKLSRFFDKVIEKRYFTRDPSQMTGFTDRKRFNFKSLHYD; translated from the exons ATGGCTTCTCTGGACAGAGTTAAAGTCCTAGTTTTAGGAGATTCTG GGGTGGGGAAGTCGTCTTTGGTTCATCTGCTCTGTCAGAATCAGGTCTTAGGAAATCCATCATGGACCGTTGGTTGCTCTGTTGACGTACGG GTCCAAGATTATAAGGAAGGAACCCCAGAGGAGAAAGCTTACTATATTGAATTATGGGATGTAGGAGGCTCTGTTGGCAGTGCCAGCAGTGTCAAAAGCACCAGAGCTGTCTTCTACAATTCAGTTAATG gaATTATGCTGGTGCACGATTTGACAAATAAGAAATCCTCTCAGAATCTATACCGCTGGTCACTAGAAGCTTTAAATAAGGATTCTTCTCCAACTGGAGTCATTGTCTCAAATGG TGACTATGATCGGGAGCAGTTTGCTGAGAACCCGGTTCCTTTGCTTCTGATTGGCACAAAGTTTGACCAGATCCCAGAGACCAAACGCAACGAGGTTCTCACGCGCACATCTTTCCTGTCTGAAGACTTCAATGCAGAGGAGATCAATCTG GACTGCACCAACGCGAGGTACCTCGCTGCAGGCACATCAAACGCAGTGAAGCTTAGCAGATTTTTTGACAAG GTAATAGAGAAGAGATATTTCACAAGAGATCCAAGCCAG ATGACGGGTTTCACAGACAGAAAACGGTTCAACTTCAAAAGTTTACACTATGACTGA